A single genomic interval of Mucilaginibacter boryungensis harbors:
- the nagA gene encoding N-acetylglucosamine-6-phosphate deacetylase, which produces MITALYNAQIISNGEILSGKTVLVENGKIKAVTNADAIPADANKINLNSAYLAPGFIDLQIYGTGAYFFGGQPSAANLKGMEEGLLAQGCTGFMATIATNTNDIVEAGIAAAKEYRPQAKGNFLGLHLEGPYLNPKRRGAHPAELIKKATLSEVKHWVDMAGGEIKIITLAPELQDAEVLAYLDGQGIVLSSGHSDATYTEAKSFIHKPVSAITHLYNAMPPMHHREPGIIPAIFEDRPYTSVVADGIHVNFTMIKLAKRELGDKLFLITDAVAEASEGTYQHHFTGDRFVMPDGTLSGSCLTMLKAVQNIIQKANISLPEAVNMATLYPAQLAKLADKGKIEVGFVADLTIFNSDFDLQGVMLGGELTMST; this is translated from the coding sequence ATGATAACAGCCTTATATAACGCGCAAATTATCAGCAACGGAGAGATCCTCTCCGGTAAAACTGTTTTAGTTGAAAACGGTAAAATAAAGGCAGTTACTAATGCAGATGCCATCCCGGCAGACGCTAACAAGATTAACCTGAATAGCGCATACCTTGCCCCCGGTTTCATCGATCTCCAAATTTACGGTACAGGCGCATACTTCTTCGGGGGACAACCATCAGCTGCAAACCTTAAAGGGATGGAGGAAGGCTTACTGGCACAGGGCTGTACTGGCTTTATGGCAACCATTGCCACCAATACCAACGATATTGTGGAAGCCGGCATCGCGGCTGCAAAGGAATATCGCCCGCAGGCAAAAGGCAACTTTTTAGGTTTGCATTTGGAAGGCCCTTATCTTAACCCCAAACGCCGCGGCGCACACCCTGCCGAACTGATAAAGAAAGCTACCCTATCTGAAGTGAAACATTGGGTTGATATGGCCGGTGGTGAAATAAAAATAATTACCCTGGCGCCTGAACTACAAGATGCTGAAGTATTGGCTTATTTGGATGGACAGGGCATTGTTTTATCCTCGGGCCATAGTGATGCCACTTACACCGAAGCTAAAAGCTTTATTCATAAACCGGTAAGTGCTATCACGCATTTATATAATGCTATGCCGCCCATGCATCATCGCGAGCCCGGCATTATACCGGCTATATTCGAGGACAGGCCTTATACCAGCGTAGTTGCCGATGGTATCCACGTAAATTTTACCATGATTAAACTGGCTAAGCGCGAATTGGGTGATAAGCTATTCCTTATTACCGATGCGGTGGCAGAAGCCAGTGAAGGCACTTATCAGCATCATTTCACCGGCGATAGGTTTGTAATGCCCGATGGGACGTTATCCGGATCGTGCCTTACCATGCTGAAAGCTGTGCAAAATATAATTCAGAAAGCCAACATTTCCCTGCCCGAAGCTGTTAATATGGCAACCTTGTACCCGGCGCAATTAGCTAAATTAGCTGATAAAGGAAAAATTGAAGTCGGTTTTGTTGCCGACCTGACCATATTTAACAGCGATTTTGACCTGCAAGGCGTAATGCTTGGGGGCGAATTAACAATGTCTACATAA
- a CDS encoding lysophospholipid acyltransferase family protein, translating to MRKFLGYILSPLHYISFGLALLIFHPIQWLCFNLFGYKAHKRSVDILNWFLMASYYWLGNTVTFVNKQKLPIGRSIIFMANHQSTYDIPPLIWYLRKYHAKFISKIELAKGIPSVSYNLRHGGGANIDRKDNRQSISELVKLGTRMKENNWSAVIFPEGTRSKDGHVKMFQGGGVGALLKKCPDALIVPVAISNSWKVIRYGQYPLNTFIPMRWEVLAPIEPGEKSANELALMVENRIKECLKQE from the coding sequence ATGAGGAAATTTTTAGGTTACATTCTTTCACCACTACATTACATTAGTTTCGGGCTTGCGCTTTTAATATTTCACCCTATACAATGGCTTTGTTTTAACCTGTTTGGTTATAAAGCACATAAAAGATCGGTTGATATACTGAATTGGTTTTTAATGGCCAGCTATTATTGGCTGGGTAATACAGTCACTTTTGTGAACAAGCAAAAGCTGCCTATAGGCCGGTCAATTATATTTATGGCTAACCACCAAAGCACTTATGATATACCACCATTAATATGGTACCTGCGCAAATATCACGCTAAGTTTATCTCAAAAATAGAACTGGCTAAAGGCATTCCATCAGTATCCTATAATTTAAGGCATGGCGGCGGCGCCAATATCGACCGTAAAGATAACCGCCAGTCAATAAGTGAATTAGTTAAGCTGGGTACACGCATGAAAGAGAACAACTGGTCGGCAGTGATATTCCCTGAAGGAACCCGGAGTAAAGATGGACACGTGAAAATGTTTCAGGGGGGCGGGGTTGGCGCATTGTTAAAAAAATGCCCCGATGCGTTAATCGTCCCTGTTGCTATCAGTAACTCGTGGAAGGTGATCAGATATGGGCAATACCCGTTAAATACTTTTATTCCTATGCGTTGGGAAGTATTAGCGCCTATTGAACCCGGCGAAAAATCGGCTAACGAATTAGCTTTGATGGTGGAGAATAGGATAAAGGAGTGTTTGAAACAAGAATAA
- a CDS encoding NUDIX domain-containing protein translates to MQHTHENPWKIVSEKEVYDNPWINLTEYQVINPSDKPGIYGKVHFKNLAIGIVVLDEDMHTYLVGQYRFPLNQYSWEIPEGGGILGIDPLDSAKRELLEETGLKAENWIEIQRLHLSNSVTDELSILYLARNLQQFEAEPEETEQLQVKKIPFKQAYEMVCNGQITDAMSVAAIMKVQLMILEGKI, encoded by the coding sequence ATGCAACACACGCACGAAAATCCCTGGAAGATCGTATCTGAAAAAGAAGTTTATGATAACCCCTGGATAAACCTGACCGAATATCAGGTAATCAACCCATCGGATAAACCGGGTATCTATGGTAAAGTTCATTTTAAAAACCTGGCCATTGGCATTGTGGTACTGGATGAGGATATGCATACTTATTTAGTAGGCCAATACCGCTTTCCCCTTAACCAATATAGCTGGGAAATACCAGAAGGTGGCGGTATCCTGGGCATTGACCCGCTTGACTCGGCCAAACGGGAGTTATTGGAGGAAACCGGTTTAAAAGCCGAAAACTGGATAGAGATACAACGACTGCATTTATCAAACTCGGTAACCGACGAGTTAAGCATACTATACCTGGCCCGCAACTTGCAACAATTTGAAGCTGAACCTGAAGAAACCGAGCAACTACAGGTGAAGAAAATACCATTTAAGCAGGCTTATGAAATGGTTTGCAATGGACAAATCACTGATGCGATGTCGGTTGCTGCCATTATGAAGGTACAATTAATGATCTTGGAAGGGAAAATATAG
- the tsf gene encoding translation elongation factor Ts: protein MSTVQISASDVNKLRQQTGAGMMDCKKALTEANGDFEAAVDYLRKKGAKVAASRQDRESNEGVVIARTSADGKRGVVIELNCETDFVAKNADFVAFANTIADAAVNANPANLEALNQLPLNGVTIAEACVEQTGKIGEKIGVSKYEVIEGEKVVAYIHGNYRLGVLVALTAAPAGADEAGKDVAMQIAAMNPIAVDKDGVDATTINRELEIAKEQIRAEGKPEEMVEKIAAGKLNKFYKDSTLLNQEFVKDSSKTVAQFLSTVDKGLTVTAFKRVALGA from the coding sequence ATGTCCACAGTACAAATTTCTGCATCGGATGTAAATAAACTGCGCCAGCAAACTGGAGCAGGCATGATGGATTGCAAAAAAGCTTTAACTGAAGCCAATGGTGATTTTGAAGCTGCAGTTGATTATTTAAGGAAAAAAGGCGCTAAAGTTGCTGCGAGCCGTCAGGACCGCGAAAGCAACGAAGGTGTTGTTATAGCACGCACCAGTGCCGATGGCAAACGTGGTGTTGTAATTGAATTGAATTGCGAAACCGACTTCGTAGCTAAAAATGCAGATTTTGTTGCATTTGCTAATACAATTGCTGATGCAGCCGTTAACGCAAACCCTGCTAACTTAGAGGCTTTGAACCAATTGCCGCTTAATGGCGTTACCATTGCTGAAGCATGTGTTGAGCAAACCGGTAAAATTGGCGAGAAAATTGGCGTATCTAAATACGAAGTTATTGAAGGTGAAAAAGTTGTTGCTTATATTCACGGTAACTACCGTTTAGGTGTATTAGTAGCTTTAACTGCTGCCCCTGCAGGCGCTGATGAGGCTGGTAAAGATGTGGCGATGCAAATTGCTGCAATGAACCCAATTGCTGTTGATAAAGACGGTGTTGATGCCACTACTATTAACCGCGAGTTAGAGATTGCTAAAGAGCAAATTCGCGCTGAAGGCAAACCAGAAGAAATGGTTGAGAAAATTGCCGCAGGTAAACTTAACAAGTTCTACAAAGATTCGACCCTGTTAAACCAGGAGTTTGTGAAAGATTCTTCAAAAACAGTTGCCCAGTTTTTAAGCACTGTTGATAAAGGCCTTACCGTTACCGCCTTTAAGCGAGTAGCTTTAGGAGCTTAA
- the pyrH gene encoding UMP kinase yields the protein MKYKRILLKLSGESLMGERQYGIDNNQVLQYAHDIKSVHEKGVEIAVVVGGGNIFRGLSAEKSGMERAQADYMGMLATVINCMALQNALESIGVETRLQSAIKMEQICEPYIRRRAMHHLEMRKIVIFGAGTGNPYFTTDTAASLRAIEIKADVVLKGTRVDGIYTADPEKDPTATRYDEITFHEVFTKGLNVMDMTAITLCQENKLPIIVFDMNKEGNFMKIANGEPIGTLVK from the coding sequence ATGAAATACAAAAGGATCCTACTAAAATTAAGCGGCGAATCGCTAATGGGCGAAAGGCAATATGGTATTGATAATAACCAGGTTTTGCAATACGCACACGATATTAAAAGCGTTCACGAAAAAGGGGTTGAAATTGCGGTTGTTGTAGGCGGAGGCAATATCTTCCGTGGATTGAGCGCCGAAAAATCGGGCATGGAGCGTGCGCAGGCTGATTATATGGGCATGCTGGCCACCGTAATTAACTGCATGGCGCTGCAAAACGCGCTGGAATCTATCGGTGTGGAAACGCGTTTACAGTCGGCCATTAAAATGGAGCAGATCTGCGAGCCTTATATCCGTCGCCGTGCTATGCACCATTTAGAGATGCGTAAGATCGTTATCTTCGGTGCAGGTACAGGTAACCCTTACTTTACTACCGATACAGCAGCATCACTACGTGCTATTGAAATAAAAGCCGATGTAGTACTAAAAGGGACCCGTGTGGATGGTATTTATACCGCCGACCCGGAGAAAGACCCGACAGCTACCCGCTATGACGAGATCACCTTCCACGAAGTATTTACCAAAGGTCTTAACGTAATGGACATGACCGCCATTACCCTTTGTCAGGAAAATAAACTACCTATCATTGTATTTGATATGAACAAGGAAGGAAACTTTATGAAAATTGCCAACGGCGAACCAATCGGGACGTTAGTGAAATAA